One genomic segment of Sparus aurata chromosome 24, fSpaAur1.1, whole genome shotgun sequence includes these proteins:
- the LOC115576909 gene encoding L-rhamnose-binding lectin CSL3-like produces MFKPNCGDPKTQFIQVHYNCHKNRADVYNAVACEGRDAQMKCDKGCIKVIKAYFGRHDETTCNNTPTKMTFCTSYTADAYVRKTCNKTKVCNIKAVAKTLGNPQNCDALPKYLNVDYVCQRNCH; encoded by the exons ATGTTTAAACCAAATTGCGGTGAcccaaaaacacagtttattcagGTCCACTACAACTGCCACAAAAACAGAGCTG ATGTGTATAACGCTGTTGCCTGTGAAGGACGGGATGCCCAGATGAAGTGTG ACAAAGGATGCATAAAGGTTATCAAAGCCTATTTTGGACGTCATGATGAGACAACCTGCAACAACACCCCTACCAAGATGACATTCTGTACAAGTTACACAGCTGATGCATACGTCAGAAAGAC GTGTAACAAGACAAAAGTGTGTAATATTAAAGCCGTCGCTAAAACGCTGGGAAACCCTCAGAACTGCGATGCTCTTCCAAAGTACCTTAATGTGGATTATGTTTGTCAG cGCAACTGCCACTGA